The Staphylothermus marinus F1 genome has a segment encoding these proteins:
- the thpR gene encoding RNA 2',3'-cyclic phosphodiesterase — translation MSGENLRVFVAIDILEPNVLDQLSKIRDLLLESKADLKPVATENMHITLRFIGETPLHLVNSICNDLGKIEFEPFKIRIKGVGVFPNIARPRVIWAGVSQGVENLSKLHDIVEKILRKHGVPPQREKFIPHITLARVKSGRNISRLVKIIESIADTDFGEVLVDRIVLKRSILTPSGPIYRDICVAKARE, via the coding sequence ATGTCCGGGGAGAATCTTAGAGTATTTGTAGCAATCGATATATTAGAACCTAATGTACTAGACCAGCTCAGCAAAATCAGAGATTTACTGCTGGAAAGCAAAGCTGATTTAAAACCAGTCGCTACTGAAAACATGCATATCACATTGAGATTCATTGGTGAGACACCATTACATTTAGTAAACAGTATATGTAATGATCTAGGAAAAATAGAGTTTGAACCGTTTAAGATAAGAATAAAAGGTGTTGGTGTCTTCCCAAATATTGCAAGACCAAGAGTTATATGGGCTGGAGTTAGTCAAGGAGTAGAGAATCTTTCTAAACTACATGATATTGTGGAAAAAATCCTTAGAAAACATGGAGTTCCTCCACAGAGAGAAAAATTCATACCCCATATTACATTAGCTAGAGTGAAAAGCGGCAGAAATATTTCAAGGCTAGTAAAGATCATAGAGAGTATAGCTGATACTGATTTCGGCGAAGTCTTGGTTGACAGAATAGTATTAAAAAGAAGTATTTTAACCCCTAGTGGGCCAATCTACAGAGACATATGTGTAGCAAAGGCTAGGGAATAA
- a CDS encoding AAA family ATPase: MKLFIVLVAGMPGAGKSIVSKAARDLGLPVYNMGDVIRMETSRLYGIITPETMRETSRRVRKLYGEDYVARKTIEQIKEKRGVIVVDGVRSLVEVEVFKKYAETVILAVHASPKTRFERIRKRNRPGDPDNWEDFVKRDLTELQFGLGNVIALADYMIVNEGSIEEAYRGAYNILKKLVEKNAKDNSDS; the protein is encoded by the coding sequence ATGAAACTATTTATAGTATTAGTAGCAGGCATGCCTGGTGCCGGCAAAAGCATAGTTTCTAAGGCAGCTCGAGACCTAGGTCTCCCAGTATATAATATGGGGGATGTTATTAGGATGGAAACATCAAGGCTTTACGGGATAATAACTCCTGAAACTATGCGCGAAACATCTAGAAGAGTCAGAAAATTATATGGTGAAGACTATGTTGCTAGAAAAACTATTGAGCAAATAAAGGAAAAAAGAGGAGTAATCGTTGTGGATGGAGTTAGGAGCTTAGTAGAAGTGGAAGTTTTCAAAAAGTATGCTGAAACAGTTATATTAGCTGTTCATGCATCCCCCAAAACCAGGTTTGAGCGAATAAGAAAAAGAAATAGACCTGGAGATCCAGATAATTGGGAAGATTTTGTAAAACGTGATCTAACCGAGCTCCAGTTCGGTTTAGGAAATGTTATAGCATTAGCTGACTACATGATCGTTAATGAGGGAAGTATTGAAGAAGCTTATAGGGGGGCATATAATATACTAAAGAAATTGGTCGAGAAAAATGCTAAAGATAACAGTGACAGCTAG
- a CDS encoding RNA-binding domain-containing protein: MLKITVTARINPTEDDRKVIKAIENVFNGEITLINEDDEYKRVEGFSTRLESLGKLYNLIRIEQIVPAVRSLLYKRLRGNIITFMLHKQAAYVGKISFVDGDNESPLGAIRFSIESNDPKRIIDWLAPGKHTPSDRRNRPLPDEL; the protein is encoded by the coding sequence ATGCTAAAGATAACAGTGACAGCTAGGATCAACCCCACAGAAGATGATAGGAAAGTTATTAAAGCAATTGAAAATGTCTTCAATGGAGAAATCACTCTAATCAATGAAGACGACGAATATAAGAGAGTAGAAGGATTCTCAACTAGGTTAGAATCGCTAGGTAAACTATATAATTTGATAAGAATCGAACAGATTGTCCCAGCCGTAAGATCTCTATTATATAAAAGACTCCGAGGAAACATTATAACGTTCATGCTTCATAAACAAGCAGCATATGTAGGCAAGATATCATTTGTAGACGGCGATAACGAGTCACCACTTGGAGCGATAAGATTTAGCATAGAATCAAATGATCCAAAGAGAATTATTGATTGGTTAGCTCCAGGCAAACATACACCAAGTGATAGAAGAAACAGACCTCTACCCGATGAGTTATAA
- the cca gene encoding CCA tRNA nucleotidyltransferase has product MVSNDKYDYIEKLVLARIKPKEEEYSKLRKAFNFIKKHVENVLKENNVKAKVTLQGSFAHDTWLSGDNDLDVFVLFPPDWSIEDLRDKGFNILLEAAKRIGKYEIRYSQHPYVRVYIGDIRADLVPGYEVVSNKDIRTAVDRTPFHTQYVNSKLDDKMRDQVRILKKFLKNLGIYGAEIKTKGFSGYVAELLIIKYGSFRNLLREATNWKHPVYINTLDNEEEFKKIKRLLKQKYPESVLYIPDPVDPYRNAAASVSLRSLAIFVVASRCYLRKPDLVFFFDEQTLNQEIVVESLDNRCLLLVELPLKEKLPPDIIWGEIQRVGDRGAKVLINNDFNVIYWDVWTDEKEKSYILYELDYCEKKNPRLYKGPEYWAKDRVLRFIAKHIEHNAIGPWINMHGQLVSLKKRKYESAQNLLIERSWEYIVTPHFKGLTPKIHVVTRDFLEKIWGQGGISKWLMKSILRRPKWMEKCIE; this is encoded by the coding sequence ATGGTTTCAAACGATAAATATGATTATATAGAAAAACTCGTTCTTGCTAGAATAAAGCCTAAAGAAGAAGAATATAGTAAGTTAAGGAAAGCATTCAATTTTATTAAAAAACATGTTGAAAATGTCTTAAAAGAAAATAATGTAAAAGCAAAAGTAACTCTTCAAGGAAGTTTTGCGCATGATACTTGGCTGTCGGGAGACAATGATCTCGATGTATTTGTATTGTTTCCACCTGATTGGAGTATAGAGGATCTAAGGGATAAAGGTTTTAATATATTATTAGAAGCAGCGAAAAGAATTGGAAAATATGAAATACGATATTCTCAACATCCATATGTTAGAGTTTATATAGGAGATATAAGAGCGGATCTTGTTCCTGGATACGAGGTTGTCAGCAATAAAGATATTAGAACAGCAGTTGACCGCACTCCATTTCATACACAATATGTTAACTCAAAACTAGACGATAAAATGAGGGATCAGGTTCGCATACTTAAAAAATTCCTAAAGAATCTCGGTATTTATGGAGCAGAAATAAAAACTAAGGGATTTTCCGGATATGTCGCTGAGCTTTTAATAATAAAATATGGTAGTTTTAGAAACCTACTTAGAGAAGCAACTAATTGGAAGCATCCAGTATATATTAACACACTGGATAACGAGGAAGAATTCAAAAAAATAAAAAGGCTTTTAAAGCAAAAATATCCCGAATCAGTTCTATACATCCCAGATCCGGTTGATCCATATAGGAATGCTGCTGCATCTGTTTCTCTGAGAAGTTTAGCTATATTCGTGGTGGCTTCAAGATGTTATCTTAGAAAACCTGATCTAGTGTTTTTCTTTGATGAACAAACTCTTAATCAAGAAATAGTAGTTGAATCCTTGGATAATAGATGTTTATTACTTGTTGAATTGCCATTAAAGGAGAAGTTACCTCCAGATATTATTTGGGGAGAGATTCAGAGAGTAGGGGATCGAGGAGCTAAGGTTCTTATTAACAATGATTTCAATGTGATATACTGGGATGTTTGGACGGATGAAAAAGAAAAATCATATATACTATATGAGCTCGATTACTGTGAAAAGAAAAATCCTAGACTATATAAAGGACCTGAATATTGGGCCAAAGATAGAGTTCTAAGGTTTATAGCTAAACACATTGAACACAACGCTATAGGCCCATGGATCAATATGCATGGACAACTAGTATCTCTCAAAAAAAGAAAATATGAGAGTGCTCAAAATCTCCTTATCGAAAGGAGCTGGGAATATATTGTCACTCCTCATTTCAAAGGGCTAACTCCGAAAATACACGTTGTAACAAGAGACTTTTTAGAAAAAATATGGGGCCAAGGAGGAATTAGTAAATGGTTAATGAAATCTATTTTAAGAAGACCGAAATGGATGGAGAAGTGCATAGAATAG
- a CDS encoding ribonuclease Z yields MNTKIYMLGTGAAMPISRGLPCIALRIDSNIYLLDVGEGCQQRLFKAGLGLVKINAVMITHLHGDHYLGLFGMFQSMHLSNRKNELYLIAPAKLKDLLKEFIELGLAKIEYPLYFVEAREGELYRDSKISVEAFKVVHGIEAYGYILMLKNGKRIVYTGDTKPFEELESIAKNADILIHEATFTSDLRKEAWEQGHSTAADAAITAYKAGVKELVLTHISSRYKDVEPLFVDAYRYFRNVVVAEDYMVIYL; encoded by the coding sequence ATGAATACTAAAATTTACATGTTAGGCACAGGAGCGGCCATGCCTATATCTAGGGGGCTACCATGTATTGCTTTAAGAATAGATTCCAATATATATTTACTAGATGTTGGAGAAGGTTGCCAACAAAGATTGTTTAAAGCTGGGCTTGGATTAGTAAAAATCAATGCTGTAATGATTACTCATCTCCATGGAGACCATTATCTCGGATTATTCGGGATGTTTCAATCAATGCATTTATCTAATAGAAAAAACGAACTATATTTGATCGCTCCTGCTAAACTAAAGGATCTCTTAAAAGAATTCATAGAACTAGGCTTGGCTAAAATTGAGTATCCACTTTATTTTGTTGAAGCAAGAGAGGGAGAATTATATAGGGATAGTAAAATCAGTGTTGAGGCCTTCAAAGTTGTTCACGGAATTGAAGCATACGGGTATATATTAATGCTTAAGAATGGTAAGAGAATTGTATATACCGGCGATACAAAACCTTTTGAGGAACTAGAATCTATTGCAAAGAATGCTGATATATTGATTCATGAAGCTACTTTTACAAGTGATTTAAGGAAGGAAGCATGGGAGCAGGGTCATTCAACAGCGGCTGATGCAGCTATTACTGCGTACAAAGCGGGTGTGAAGGAGCTTGTATTAACTCATATTAGTTCTAGATACAAGGATGTTGAACCATTATTTGTGGATGCATATAGATATTTTAGAAACGTGGTTGTTGCTGAAGACTATATGGTTATATATTTATAA
- a CDS encoding DNA methyltransferase — translation MEEKIYYFILSGDHEELSLAELKALLEIINPSAEIMECYPMICLVKNVDEVIAEKIIRRAGYIKEAGKLLGIDNPYNPELNYLDRVSELDAKYVKVSIIKSTIEKEIADKYRILLISKTNLNNYHTRSKYVHLVFSSGRAFIGYPLFFLETRNFYRRRPSTRPFFRSIALPIRLSRLLINLARVKEGEVLLDPFAGTGSILIEALMMKIRPIGIEIDWELVRGARENLLHYGFNNWVLILGDSTTIKLSGIDGIATDPPYGRAASTHGLGAEYIYLKFIENSAESLKNKRYLVFMAPYNLSKYIDEILCSNGFIIRGKHYMFVHGGLTRVIYEALLI, via the coding sequence TTGGAAGAAAAAATATATTATTTCATTCTTTCAGGAGATCACGAAGAATTATCTTTAGCAGAGCTTAAAGCATTATTGGAAATAATAAATCCTTCCGCAGAAATAATGGAATGCTATCCAATGATCTGTCTCGTAAAAAACGTTGATGAAGTCATTGCAGAAAAAATTATTCGTAGAGCTGGATATATTAAAGAAGCTGGTAAATTGTTGGGAATAGATAATCCATATAATCCAGAACTAAACTATCTAGATAGAGTTTCCGAGCTAGATGCTAAATATGTAAAAGTGAGTATTATTAAATCAACAATTGAGAAAGAAATAGCTGATAAGTATAGAATCTTATTAATTTCTAAAACCAATCTAAACAACTACCATACCAGAAGCAAGTATGTACACTTAGTTTTTTCAAGCGGGAGAGCTTTTATCGGATATCCTCTCTTCTTCCTTGAAACAAGGAATTTTTATCGTAGAAGACCTTCTACAAGACCGTTTTTCAGAAGCATAGCTTTACCGATAAGGTTATCTCGTTTATTAATAAACCTTGCAAGAGTTAAGGAAGGCGAGGTATTACTTGATCCTTTTGCCGGAACTGGGAGTATATTAATTGAGGCTTTAATGATGAAAATTAGACCAATCGGTATCGAGATTGATTGGGAGCTTGTACGGGGTGCTAGAGAGAACTTATTACATTATGGGTTTAACAATTGGGTACTAATATTAGGAGATAGCACTACTATTAAATTATCTGGTATTGATGGAATAGCAACTGATCCGCCATATGGTAGAGCTGCGAGTACGCATGGATTAGGAGCTGAATATATATATTTAAAATTCATAGAAAACTCTGCTGAATCATTGAAAAATAAAAGGTACCTAGTGTTTATGGCTCCATATAATTTATCTAAATATATTGATGAGATACTATGTTCTAACGGTTTCATTATAAGAGGAAAACACTATATGTTCGTACATGGAGGTCTTACCCGGGTAATTTATGAGGCGTTATTAATATGA
- the prs gene encoding ribose-phosphate diphosphokinase, which yields MGVVIAGKNYETFAEKYASLLGYELVDIQTKIFPDGEYYVRIKKPELISGNKVVIINTMYPRQNDSLLETLMLIDAARRSGAKDIVVIIPYLAYARQDKVFLEGEPVTASIVVKMIRTIGANALVVVDIHSVKTLEDFNGKTLNILVSDELVEKALSILNDPIVIAPDKGALHRARYAAERHGLEYDYLIKKRDRITGEISMMPKELRIDGRDIVIIDDIISTGGTIANATRILRSHGARKIVVAATHGLFIGNAFEKIRSAGVEKIYVANTLGITHKEPLIETVDVSEKVVTEMRNNNII from the coding sequence GTGGGCGTAGTTATTGCAGGTAAAAACTATGAAACATTTGCTGAAAAATACGCTTCCCTGCTAGGATACGAATTAGTGGATATTCAAACCAAAATTTTCCCAGATGGCGAATACTATGTTAGAATTAAAAAACCCGAATTAATAAGTGGCAATAAAGTCGTCATAATTAATACAATGTATCCTAGACAAAATGATTCCTTACTAGAAACATTAATGCTAATAGATGCTGCCCGAAGATCGGGGGCGAAGGACATTGTTGTCATAATTCCTTATTTAGCATATGCTAGACAAGACAAAGTATTTTTGGAAGGCGAACCAGTAACAGCAAGTATTGTTGTTAAAATGATAAGGACTATTGGTGCTAATGCATTAGTTGTGGTAGATATTCATAGTGTTAAGACACTTGAAGATTTTAACGGTAAAACATTGAATATACTAGTATCAGATGAACTTGTCGAGAAAGCTTTGAGTATCCTTAATGATCCAATAGTTATCGCTCCTGATAAAGGCGCACTGCATAGAGCTAGGTATGCTGCTGAAAGACATGGCTTAGAATATGATTACTTAATAAAGAAGAGGGACAGAATAACAGGAGAGATCTCGATGATGCCTAAAGAACTTAGAATTGATGGAAGGGATATTGTAATCATTGATGATATTATAAGTACTGGGGGAACAATAGCTAATGCAACAAGAATTCTTCGTTCTCATGGAGCCCGTAAAATTGTAGTGGCAGCTACTCATGGATTATTTATTGGAAACGCATTTGAAAAGATTCGATCAGCAGGTGTCGAAAAAATATATGTAGCGAATACTCTTGGAATAACTCATAAAGAACCATTGATAGAAACAGTAGATGTGAGTGAGAAAGTAGTTACAGAAATGAGAAATAACAATATTATATGA